CCGTTAGAGAGCTGCCCATTGGGTACAATGGCCAACTGGTTGCCAAAAGTATTCAGTTTGGTGTTGAAGATTGAGATTTCCTTTACCGTACCGTCTACTCCTTGGGCCGATATAAAATCACCCACTTTAAAAGGTTTGAAAAACAAAATCAGGATGCCTCCTGCAAAGTTTGCCAAAGATCCCTGCAACGCCAAGCCTATCGCAAGGCCAGCGGCACCGATCATGGCAACCAACGATGAGGTCTTGACCCCTAATTGGGTGACCACCAACACGAAAAGAATAACCTTCAGCGAAATACTGATAAAGCTCTGCAGAAAGGTCTCAAGCGTTTCATCATAGTCTTTCTTATCGAAGAACCTTCGAACCAGTTTATTGATCATTCTGATCAGCCATAGGCCTACTATAAAAATGATAATGGCCAGAACAAGGTCGGGCACAATGTTCCAGAACCAATCGATGGCATTGTCGATATGCTGTTCGTAGTTTTTCAGTCGATCCATACTTTCTTGCATTTTTGGGACAAATTTAAGGGCTGCTAGAAATTTGGTTAATGCATATCCTGTTTAGTTTTGCTCAAAAGATTCAATCTGCTCCAATACCCCGGAAGAAGTGCTGACGGGTAGCTTACAAGTACCTTCGATACAGACATAGGCGAGCGTCTCACCCTCACTGTACCTGTTTTTCAGCAGTTCTATGGGGCCATCTTTTTCTGAGCCCACCAGCACACTGTTGGGTATGTAGTACTGTGCAACCTCTTTGCCCAGACGCTTGTAATTATCGCCAACGATGGCAATTTCATAAAAATTGTTGTTACGGTAGAGCACCAAGTGCAACCAATTGGCAAAGGTCTGTGCGTTTTCAACAAAATTGTCTTGAACATTGTTGACCATCTTTGCCATAATAACCCCGTAGGGCTCTTCGGGGTACAGTTTGTGAAGTTTCAAAAGGTTTTTGGCCATGATTGAATTCGATGAAGAAATGACGTTGTCATAGGTCTCGACCGACCTTCTGATCAACGAATCATCATCGTCAGAAGTGTAGAAGAACAATTGGTTTTCGCTGTCTTGAAAGTGTTCTATGGCATA
This portion of the Flagellimonas lutaonensis genome encodes:
- a CDS encoding mechanosensitive ion channel family protein — its product is MDRLKNYEQHIDNAIDWFWNIVPDLVLAIIIFIVGLWLIRMINKLVRRFFDKKDYDETLETFLQSFISISLKVILFVLVVTQLGVKTSSLVAMIGAAGLAIGLALQGSLANFAGGILILFFKPFKVGDFISAQGVDGTVKEISIFNTKLNTFGNQLAIVPNGQLSNGNIVNYSAENLRRDKFEVGIGYGSNIKKAKDILLQICAENDKILKDPAPEVYVGELADSSVNLSLRFWATNEDFWSAHFYVVEQTKLRFDDAGIEIPFPQRVVYQMDD